Proteins found in one Triticum aestivum cultivar Chinese Spring chromosome 4D, IWGSC CS RefSeq v2.1, whole genome shotgun sequence genomic segment:
- the LOC123098053 gene encoding uncharacterized protein — MSYYDRRGESSVLEAFTLSPLPYPVILILMMVTLLLGASWFFSYEEFMEEASEQFSWFLLGVPIALVLLIRWISSVDTFEGYFGFYPTESRWRGYPAAPSEGSSPWGVAMVVVLLLVLASFHSTFQDMWKA; from the coding sequence ATGTCGTACTACGACCGGCGTGGGGAGTCGTCGGTGCTGGAGGCGTTCACGCTGTCGCCGCTGCCTTACCCGGTGATCCTGATCCTGATGATGGTGACGCTGCTGCTGGGGGCGTCGTGGTTCTTCTCCTACGAGGAGTTCATGGAGGAGGCGTCGGAGCAGTTCAGCTGGTTCCTGCTGGGCGTGCCCATCGCGCTCGTGCTCCTCATCCGCTGGATCTCCTCCGTCGACACCTTCGAGGGTTACTTCGGGTTCTACCCCACCGAGAGCCGCTGGCGGGGCTACCCGGCCGCGCCCTCCGAGGGCAGCTCCCCCTGGGGCGTCGCcatggtcgtcgtcctcctcctcgtcctcgccaGTTTCCACTCCACCTTCCAGGACATGTGGAAGGCTTGA